The Pseudomonas iranensis genome includes a window with the following:
- the nuoL gene encoding NADH-quinone oxidoreductase subunit L — MNLLFLTFVFPLIGFLLLSFSRGRFSENLSALIGVGSIGLSAIVTAYVIWQFNVAPPEGGVYTQVLWRWMSVEGFQPNFALYLDGLSVTMLGVVVGVGFLIHLFASWYMRGEDGYSRFFSYTNLFIASMLFLILGDNLLFIYFGWEGVGLCSYLLIGFYYSNRNNGNAALKAFIVTRIGDVFMAIGLFILFQQLGTLNVQELLVRAPEHFKVGDFWIVLATLMLLGGAVGKSAQLPLQTWLADAMAGPTPVSALIHAATMVTAGVYLIARTHGLFALAPDILHLVGIVGGVTLVLAGFAALVQTDIKRILAYSTMSQIGYMFLALGVGAWEGAIFHLMTHAFFKALLFLASGAVIVACHHEQNIFKMGGLWKKLPLAYASFIVGGAALAALPLVTAGFYSKDEILWEAFASGNQGLLYAGLVGAFMTSLYTFRLIFIAFHGEAKTEAHAGHGIAHWLPLSVLIVLSTFVGAMIVPPLHGVLPQSVGHAGGEAKHSLEIASGAIALAGILLAALLFLGKRRFVTAIANSGIGRFLSAWWFAAWGFDWIYDKLFVKPYLAISHVLRKDPLDQTIGLIPRMAKGGHTALSRTETGQLRWYAASMAAGAVLVIGAIVLVAV, encoded by the coding sequence ATGAACCTACTCTTTCTGACTTTCGTATTCCCTCTGATCGGGTTCCTGTTGCTGTCGTTCTCGCGCGGCCGCTTCTCGGAAAACCTCTCGGCGCTGATCGGTGTCGGTTCGATCGGCCTGTCGGCCATCGTCACCGCCTACGTGATCTGGCAATTCAACGTCGCACCGCCGGAGGGTGGCGTGTACACCCAGGTGCTGTGGCGCTGGATGTCGGTGGAAGGTTTCCAGCCGAACTTCGCGCTGTACCTGGATGGCCTGTCGGTGACCATGCTCGGTGTGGTCGTCGGCGTCGGCTTCCTGATCCACCTGTTCGCGTCCTGGTACATGCGTGGCGAAGACGGTTACTCGCGCTTCTTCTCGTACACCAACCTGTTCATCGCCAGCATGCTGTTCCTGATCCTCGGCGATAACCTGCTGTTCATCTACTTCGGTTGGGAAGGCGTGGGCCTGTGCTCGTACCTGTTGATCGGTTTCTACTACAGCAACCGCAACAACGGTAACGCCGCACTCAAAGCTTTCATCGTCACCCGCATCGGCGACGTGTTCATGGCCATCGGCCTGTTCATCCTGTTCCAGCAACTGGGCACGCTGAACGTCCAGGAACTGCTGGTACGTGCGCCGGAGCACTTCAAGGTCGGTGACTTCTGGATCGTTCTGGCAACCCTGATGCTGCTCGGTGGTGCTGTCGGTAAATCGGCGCAACTGCCGCTGCAAACCTGGCTCGCGGATGCGATGGCCGGTCCTACCCCGGTTTCGGCACTGATCCACGCCGCGACCATGGTCACCGCCGGTGTCTACCTGATTGCCCGTACCCACGGCCTGTTTGCGCTGGCGCCGGACATCCTGCACCTCGTCGGCATCGTCGGTGGCGTGACCCTGGTACTGGCCGGTTTTGCCGCGCTGGTACAGACCGACATCAAACGTATCCTCGCCTATTCGACCATGAGCCAGATCGGCTACATGTTCCTGGCGCTGGGCGTTGGCGCCTGGGAAGGCGCGATCTTCCACCTGATGACCCACGCCTTCTTCAAGGCCCTGCTGTTCCTTGCTTCCGGTGCGGTGATCGTTGCCTGCCACCACGAGCAGAACATCTTCAAGATGGGCGGTCTGTGGAAGAAACTGCCACTGGCCTACGCCAGCTTCATCGTCGGTGGTGCCGCGCTGGCCGCTCTGCCACTGGTTACCGCAGGCTTCTACTCCAAGGACGAAATCCTCTGGGAAGCGTTCGCCAGCGGTAACCAGGGTCTGCTTTACGCAGGTCTGGTCGGTGCGTTCATGACTTCGCTGTACACCTTCCGCCTGATCTTCATCGCGTTCCACGGTGAAGCCAAGACCGAAGCCCACGCCGGCCACGGCATTGCTCACTGGCTGCCATTGTCGGTACTGATCGTGCTGTCGACTTTCGTCGGCGCAATGATCGTGCCGCCGCTGCACGGCGTATTGCCGCAAAGCGTCGGGCATGCCGGTGGCGAAGCCAAGCACAGCCTGGAAATCGCCTCGGGCGCCATCGCCCTGGCCGGTATCCTGCTGGCAGCGCTGCTGTTCCTCGGCAAGCGTCGCTTCGTCACGGCAATCGCCAACAGCGGCATCGGCCGTTTCCTTTCGGCCTGGTGGTTCGCTGCCTGGGGCTTCGACTGGATCTACGACAAACTGTTCGTCAAGCCGTACCTTGCGATCAGCCATGTACTGCGCAAAGACCCGCTCGACCAGACCATCGGTCTGATCCCGCGTATGGCCAAGGGTGGTCACACTGCCCTGAGCCGCACCGAGACCGGTCAACTGCGTTGGTACGCCGCCTCGATGGCTGCTGGTGCCGTGCTGGTGATCGGCGCCATCGTGCTGGTAGCGGTCTGA
- the nuoM gene encoding NADH-quinone oxidoreductase subunit M gives MILPWLILIPFIGGLLCWMGERFGATLPRWIALLTMTLELALGLWLWAHGDYSFAPAPGADPTWALEFKHVWIQRFGINVHLALDGLSLLMILLTGLLGILSVLCSWKEIQRHVGFFHLNLMWILGGVVGVFLALDLFMFFFFWEMMLVPMYFLIALWGHSSSDGKKTRIYAATKFFIFTQASGLIMLVAILGLVLVNFNNTGVITFNYADLLKTKMSMTTEYILMLGFFIAFAVKLPVVPFHSWLPDAHAQAPTAGSVDLAGILLKTAAYGLLRFALPLFPNASAEFAPIAMTLGLIGIFYGAFLAFAQTDIKRLIAFSSVSHMGFVLIGIYSGSQLALQGAVIQMLAHGLSAAALFILSGQLYERLHTRDMREMGGLWSRIAYLPAISLFFAAASLGLPGTGNFVGEFLILIGSFASAPWVTAIATSGLVFGSVYSLIMIHRAYFGPSKSDAVLHGMDARELIMVLGLAVLLIYLGVYPQPFLDTSAATMHGVQQWLGTAFSQLASAR, from the coding sequence ATGATTCTGCCTTGGCTAATCCTGATCCCCTTCATCGGCGGCCTGCTGTGCTGGATGGGTGAGCGCTTCGGCGCTACCCTCCCGCGCTGGATTGCGCTGTTGACCATGACCCTGGAACTCGCGCTCGGCCTCTGGCTGTGGGCCCACGGTGACTATTCATTCGCACCGGCGCCGGGCGCCGATCCGACCTGGGCGCTTGAGTTCAAGCATGTCTGGATCCAGCGTTTCGGCATCAACGTGCACCTGGCCCTCGACGGCCTGTCGCTGTTGATGATTCTGCTGACCGGCCTGCTGGGTATCCTCTCGGTACTCTGCTCGTGGAAAGAGATTCAACGTCACGTTGGCTTCTTCCACCTCAACCTGATGTGGATCCTGGGCGGTGTGGTCGGCGTATTCCTCGCCCTCGACCTGTTCATGTTCTTCTTCTTCTGGGAAATGATGCTGGTGCCGATGTACTTCCTCATCGCGCTCTGGGGTCACAGTTCTTCGGACGGCAAGAAAACCCGGATCTACGCAGCGACCAAGTTCTTCATCTTCACTCAGGCGTCCGGCCTGATCATGCTGGTGGCGATCCTCGGTCTGGTGCTGGTCAACTTCAACAACACCGGCGTGATCACCTTCAACTACGCCGACCTGTTGAAAACCAAGATGTCGATGACCACCGAGTACATTCTGATGCTCGGCTTCTTCATCGCCTTCGCGGTCAAGCTGCCCGTCGTACCGTTCCACTCCTGGCTGCCTGATGCTCACGCCCAGGCACCGACTGCCGGTTCCGTCGACCTCGCCGGTATCCTGCTGAAAACTGCGGCCTACGGTCTGCTGCGTTTCGCCCTGCCGCTGTTCCCGAACGCTTCGGCCGAGTTCGCGCCGATCGCCATGACCCTCGGTCTGATCGGGATCTTCTACGGCGCGTTCCTGGCGTTCGCACAAACCGACATCAAGCGTCTGATTGCCTTCTCTTCCGTTTCCCACATGGGCTTCGTGTTGATCGGCATCTACTCCGGCAGCCAACTGGCGCTGCAAGGTGCAGTGATCCAGATGCTGGCGCACGGTCTGTCGGCAGCGGCGCTGTTTATCCTCAGCGGTCAGTTGTACGAGCGTCTGCATACGCGTGACATGCGTGAGATGGGCGGTCTGTGGTCGCGTATCGCTTACCTGCCGGCGATCAGCCTGTTCTTCGCGGCGGCGTCGCTGGGCTTGCCGGGCACCGGTAACTTTGTCGGCGAATTCCTGATCCTGATCGGCTCCTTCGCCAGCGCTCCATGGGTCACGGCGATTGCCACTTCCGGTCTGGTGTTCGGTTCGGTCTACTCGCTGATCATGATCCACCGTGCCTACTTCGGCCCGTCGAAATCCGACGCGGTGTTGCACGGCATGGATGCGCGCGAACTGATCATGGTGCTCGGTCTGGCGGTATTGCTGATTTACCTCGGCGTCTACCCGCAACCGTTCCTCGACACCTCTGCCGCCACCATGCATGGCGTGCAGCAGTGGCTCGGCACCGCCTTCTCTCAACTCGCTTCGGCCCGGTAA
- the nuoN gene encoding NADH-quinone oxidoreductase subunit NuoN — translation MEFTIQHFIALAPLLITSLTIIVVMLAIAWRRNHSQTFLISVAGLNLALLSILPALKVAPLAVTPLLQIDAFACLYMAMILVATLACVTLAHAYLGDGGSGYPGNREELYLLILMAAAGGLVLVSAQHLAGLFIGLELLSVPVYGLVAYAFFNKRSLEAGIKYMVLSAAGSAFLLFGMALLYADAGSLSFVGIGQALAATGLPSPLAQLGLGMMLIGLAFKLSLVPFHLWTPDVYEGAPAPVAAFLATASKVAVFAVMVRLFQLSPAASSGVLSDVLSVIAVASILFGNLLALTQSNLKRLLGYSSIAHFGYLLIALVASKGLAVEAIGVYLVTYVITSLGAFGVITLMSSPYNGRDADALYEYRGLFWRRPYLTAVLTVMMLSLAGIPLTAGFIGKFYIIASGVETRQWWLVGALVLGSAIGVFYYLRVMVTLYLIEPNLRRHDAQLHWEQKAGGVMLLAIALVAFFLGVYPQPLLVLVQQAGLAG, via the coding sequence ATGGAATTCACGATTCAACACTTTATTGCGCTTGCGCCACTGTTGATCACCAGCCTCACCATTATCGTGGTGATGCTGGCAATCGCCTGGCGCCGCAACCACTCGCAGACCTTCCTGATTTCGGTGGCGGGTCTGAACCTGGCCCTGCTGTCGATCCTGCCTGCGTTGAAAGTCGCGCCTCTGGCCGTGACCCCGTTGCTGCAGATCGACGCGTTTGCCTGCCTGTACATGGCGATGATCCTGGTCGCCACCCTCGCCTGCGTCACCCTCGCCCACGCCTATCTCGGTGATGGCGGTTCGGGTTACCCGGGCAACCGCGAAGAACTGTACCTGCTGATCCTGATGGCCGCCGCCGGTGGTCTGGTGCTGGTCAGCGCGCAACACCTGGCCGGGTTGTTCATCGGTCTGGAACTGCTCTCGGTACCTGTCTACGGTCTGGTGGCTTACGCCTTCTTCAACAAGCGTTCGCTGGAAGCCGGCATCAAGTACATGGTGCTGTCGGCCGCCGGTTCCGCGTTCCTGCTGTTCGGTATGGCGCTGCTCTACGCCGACGCCGGTTCGCTGAGCTTCGTCGGCATCGGTCAGGCCCTGGCTGCAACCGGCCTGCCAAGCCCGCTGGCGCAACTGGGCCTGGGCATGATGCTGATCGGTCTGGCGTTCAAGCTGTCGCTGGTACCGTTCCACCTGTGGACGCCGGACGTCTACGAAGGTGCTCCGGCACCGGTGGCGGCGTTCCTCGCTACCGCTTCGAAGGTCGCAGTGTTTGCGGTGATGGTGCGTCTGTTCCAGCTCTCCCCTGCTGCCAGCAGTGGTGTGCTGAGCGATGTGCTGAGCGTGATCGCGGTCGCCTCGATCCTGTTCGGTAACCTGCTGGCCCTGACCCAGAGCAACCTCAAGCGTCTGCTCGGTTACTCGTCGATTGCGCACTTCGGCTATCTGCTGATCGCGCTGGTGGCGAGCAAGGGTCTGGCGGTGGAAGCCATCGGCGTCTATCTGGTCACCTACGTGATCACCAGCCTCGGCGCGTTCGGCGTGATCACCCTGATGTCGTCGCCGTACAACGGCCGCGACGCTGACGCGCTGTACGAGTACCGCGGCCTGTTCTGGCGCCGTCCGTACCTGACCGCCGTGCTGACCGTGATGATGCTGTCCCTGGCCGGCATCCCGCTGACCGCCGGCTTCATCGGCAAGTTCTACATCATCGCCAGCGGCGTCGAAACGCGTCAGTGGTGGCTGGTCGGCGCACTGGTACTGGGCAGCGCCATCGGCGTCTTCTACTACCTGCGCGTGATGGTCACCCTGTACCTGATCGAGCCTAACCTGCGTCGCCACGACGCCCAGCTGCACTGGGAACAGAAGGCAGGCGGCGTAATGCTGCTGGCCATCGCCCTGGTCGCATTCTTCCTGGGCGTGTACCCGCAACCGTTGCTGGTGCTGGTACAGCAGGCGGGTCTGGCGGGCTGA
- a CDS encoding ABC transporter substrate-binding protein, with the protein MFDKNNKLRHSISLAAMLALSGLSASAWADAYEDAAKKWIGSEFKPSTLTAEQQLEELKWFIKAAEPFRGMDIKVVSETLTTHEYESKVLAKAFSEITGIKLTHDLLQEGDVVEKMQTVMQSDKNIYDGWVNDSDLIGTHFRYGKTESITDLMANEGKNFTSPTLDIKDFIGISFTTAPDGKIYQLPDQQFANLYWFRADWFERADLKAKFKEKYGYELGVPVNWSAYEDIAKFFSEDVKEIDGKRVYGHMDYGKKDPSLGWRFTDAWFSMAGGGDKGLPNGLPVDEWGIRVEDCHPVGSSVTRGGDTNGPAAVFATTKYVDWLKKYAPPEAAGMTFSESGPVPSQGNIAQQIFWYTAFTADMTKPGLPVVNADGTPKWRMAPSPKGPYWEEGMKLGYQDVGSWTFMKSTPEKQKLAAWLYAQFVTSKTVSLKKTIVGLTPIRESDINSQAMTDLAPKLGGLVEFYRSPARVQWSPTGTNVPDYPRLAQLWWSHIAEAASGEKTPQQALDGLAKDQDRIMERLERSKAQATCAPKMNPERDAQYWFDQPGAPKPKLANEKPKGETVSYSELLKSWADARK; encoded by the coding sequence ATGTTCGATAAAAACAATAAGCTGCGACATAGCATTTCATTGGCAGCCATGCTGGCACTCAGCGGTCTGAGCGCATCTGCCTGGGCCGACGCCTACGAAGATGCTGCAAAAAAATGGATTGGCAGCGAGTTCAAGCCCTCGACCCTGACGGCCGAACAGCAGCTCGAAGAACTGAAGTGGTTCATCAAGGCCGCCGAGCCGTTTCGCGGCATGGACATCAAGGTCGTTTCCGAAACCCTGACCACCCACGAATACGAGTCCAAGGTGCTGGCCAAGGCCTTCAGCGAAATCACCGGGATCAAACTCACCCACGACCTGCTGCAGGAAGGCGACGTGGTCGAGAAAATGCAGACGGTGATGCAGTCGGACAAGAACATCTATGACGGCTGGGTCAACGACTCCGACCTGATCGGCACGCACTTTCGCTACGGCAAGACCGAATCGATCACCGACCTGATGGCCAACGAAGGCAAGAACTTCACTTCGCCGACCCTCGACATCAAGGACTTCATCGGCATCTCCTTCACCACCGCGCCGGACGGCAAGATCTATCAACTGCCCGACCAGCAATTCGCCAACCTGTACTGGTTCCGTGCCGACTGGTTCGAGCGCGCCGATCTGAAAGCCAAGTTCAAGGAAAAGTACGGTTACGAGCTGGGCGTACCGGTGAACTGGTCGGCCTATGAAGACATCGCCAAATTCTTCAGCGAAGACGTCAAGGAAATCGACGGCAAACGCGTCTACGGCCACATGGATTACGGCAAGAAAGACCCGTCGCTGGGCTGGCGTTTCACCGATGCCTGGTTCTCCATGGCCGGTGGCGGCGACAAGGGACTGCCCAACGGCTTGCCGGTGGACGAGTGGGGCATCCGCGTCGAGGACTGCCACCCGGTCGGTTCAAGCGTGACCCGTGGCGGCGACACCAACGGCCCGGCGGCCGTGTTTGCCACCACCAAATACGTCGACTGGCTGAAGAAATATGCGCCACCGGAAGCGGCCGGCATGACCTTCTCCGAGTCTGGCCCGGTGCCGTCGCAGGGCAACATCGCCCAGCAGATTTTCTGGTACACCGCGTTCACCGCCGACATGACCAAACCCGGCCTGCCGGTGGTCAACGCCGACGGCACGCCGAAATGGCGCATGGCGCCGTCGCCTAAAGGCCCGTATTGGGAAGAGGGCATGAAGCTCGGCTATCAGGATGTGGGGTCGTGGACGTTCATGAAATCCACGCCTGAGAAACAGAAACTTGCGGCGTGGCTGTACGCGCAATTCGTCACGTCGAAAACTGTTTCGCTGAAAAAAACCATCGTCGGTCTGACACCTATTCGCGAGTCGGACATCAACTCGCAGGCCATGACCGATCTGGCGCCGAAACTCGGTGGTCTGGTCGAGTTCTATCGCAGCCCAGCCCGCGTGCAATGGTCGCCGACCGGCACCAACGTGCCGGACTATCCACGTCTGGCGCAACTGTGGTGGAGCCATATCGCCGAAGCCGCCAGCGGCGAGAAAACACCGCAACAAGCGCTCGATGGCCTGGCCAAGGATCAGGACCGCATCATGGAACGCCTCGAACGCTCCAAGGCCCAGGCCACTTGCGCACCGAAGATGAACCCGGAACGCGATGCGCAATACTGGTTCGATCAACCGGGCGCACCGAAGCCGAAACTGGCCAACGAGAAGCCGAAGGGTGAAACCGTGAGCTATAGCGAACTGCTGAAATCCTGGGCTGATGCGCGCAAATGA